From a single Brassica napus cultivar Da-Ae chromosome C9, Da-Ae, whole genome shotgun sequence genomic region:
- the LOC106444440 gene encoding uncharacterized protein LOC106444440 isoform X2, translated as MDHCNPVQIPMDARLKLAKFENEKYIDATSYRRIIGCFRYLLHTRPDFSYCIRVLSRYMVSPKESHGSAAKQCLRYLKGTTSFGLTFERSKETTKLVGYSDSSYNMDPDDGRSTTGHIFYLGKSPITWCSQKQEQDTVALSSREAEFMAGTEAARQAIWLQDLLCEIIGASYSRTVIRIDNQSAIALSRNPIFHGRSKHIHSRYHFIRECVEKELIEVEHVPGSKQKADILTKALGRIKYREIRDFIGVQELKDEEFKLKGETVEVSLNKARETSYPNPNKCRIFRDKDQC; from the coding sequence ATGGATCACTGCAACCCTGTTCAGATACCGATGGATGCTAGACTTAAGCTAGCCAAGTTCGAGAACGAGAAATATATTGATGCGACAAGCTATAGGAGGATCATCGGATGCTTTCGGTATCTACTACACACTAGACCTGATTTTTCTTACTGCATTAGAGTGTTGAGTAGGTATATGGTGAGTCCAAAAGAGTCTCATGGAAGTGCAGCGAAGCAATGTCTACGTTATCTGAAGGGCACTACTTCCTTTGGTCTAACTTTTGAGCGATCGAAGGAGACAACGAAGTTGGTTGGTTACAGTGACAGCAGTTACAACATGGATCCTGATGATGGTAGAAGCACAACTGGTCACATCTTTTACCTTGGTAAAAGTCCGATAACATGGTGTTCTCAGAAACAGGAACAGGATACTGTGGCGTTGTCTTCGCGTGAAGCTGAGTTCATGGCGGGAACAGAGGCGGCAAGACAAGCAATCTGGTTGCAGGATCTTCTCTGCGAGATCATTGGAGCCTCCTACAGTCGAACGGTCATAAGGATAGACAATCAATCGGCCATAGCTCTCTCAAGGAATCCAATATTTCATGGACGTAGTAAGCATATACATTCAAGATACCATTTCATAAGAGAGTGTGTTGAGAAGGAGCTGATTGAAGTTGAGCATGTACCTGGAAGCAAACAGAAGGCAGACATTTTGACCAAGGCTTTGGGAAGAATCAAATACAGAGAGATAAGAGACTTCATTGGAGTTCAAGAGTTGAAGGATGAAGagttcaagcttaagggggagacTGTTGAAGTAAGCTTGAACAAAGCTCGAGAGACAAGTTATCCTAATCCTAATAAGTGTAGGATCTTTAGAGATAAGGATCAATGTTaa